The Acaryochloris thomasi RCC1774 genome contains a region encoding:
- a CDS encoding glycosyltransferase, producing MAVCISAVICTFNRSSYLQKAIQSLVDQTLAAREYEIVVVDNGSTDNTRQTVDEIFSTIENLRYIYEPKIGLSQARNTGWKAAKGKYIAYLDDDAIATPHWLATLVHDFEKVIPQPACIGGKIDPIWEADRPQWLPDSLLPYLTILDWSSEPSVIDESQYIAGANMAFTHKALSLAHGFQTKFGRQGKKLLSNEELALQNQLRKQGFDIYYNPKVLVRHHIVVDRLRQKWFIQRTYWQGVSRAFLKASEQSPSRLKRWRMSLSSLLNLLRSPQPIILSLLPNKNSRCLEARCRIANITGYIIGILAAKD from the coding sequence ATGGCTGTCTGTATCTCTGCTGTTATTTGCACCTTCAACCGCTCTAGCTATCTACAGAAAGCAATTCAGAGCCTTGTCGATCAGACACTCGCAGCACGTGAGTACGAGATTGTGGTCGTTGATAATGGCTCTACCGACAATACTCGGCAGACGGTCGATGAAATATTCAGCACGATTGAAAATCTGCGCTACATTTATGAGCCTAAAATTGGGCTTTCTCAGGCTCGCAATACAGGCTGGAAGGCTGCAAAAGGGAAGTATATCGCCTATTTAGATGATGATGCGATCGCAACCCCCCATTGGCTCGCAACCTTAGTCCACGACTTTGAAAAGGTGATTCCCCAGCCTGCCTGTATTGGTGGGAAAATCGATCCGATTTGGGAAGCTGATCGCCCACAGTGGCTTCCCGATAGTCTACTGCCCTATCTCACTATCCTAGACTGGTCCAGCGAGCCCAGCGTGATCGACGAAAGCCAATATATTGCCGGAGCTAACATGGCCTTTACTCATAAGGCCTTAAGTCTTGCCCATGGTTTCCAAACTAAGTTTGGGCGTCAGGGCAAAAAACTGCTTTCAAACGAAGAACTTGCGCTTCAAAATCAGCTTCGCAAGCAGGGCTTTGATATTTATTACAATCCTAAAGTCCTGGTTCGCCATCACATCGTCGTCGATCGCCTGAGACAAAAGTGGTTTATTCAAAGAACATACTGGCAGGGAGTATCGCGTGCCTTCTTGAAAGCCAGTGAACAGTCACCCTCAAGGCTGAAACGGTGGCGCATGAGTCTATCCTCTCTTCTTAATTTACTGAGATCGCCCCAGCCAATCATCTTGTCACTGCTTCCCAACAAGAATTCTCGTTGTCTAGAAGCAAGATGCCGTATCGCAAATATTACGGGATATATTATTGGGATTCTAGCGGCCAAAGACTAA
- a CDS encoding D-alanine--D-alanine ligase family protein, whose amino-acid sequence MAKLNVGLLFGGCSREHEVSIISAQAIYQALQAPSNLAQYNIKPFYITKVGSWHSGDVAEQVLTTAKAAQREEKPNLWQFPSDTSEVDVWFPILHGPNGEDGTIQGLMQLMQVPYVGSGVLCSAASMDKIAMKTVFAAAGLPQVKYEAVTRAQVWSDPCVYTKLCDHLEAEFEYPCFVKPANLGSSVGVSKVRSRSELEAALDSAAAYDSRIIVEAGVVAREVECAVLGNDKPKASVIGEITFDSDFYDYETKYTEGKADLYIPAKLPDKISQLIQERAIQAFQAVDASGLGRIDFFYIESTGEVLINEINTLPGFTTTSMYPQLWQKTGVEFPALVEKLITLACEKAKASKL is encoded by the coding sequence GTGGCAAAGTTAAACGTTGGACTCTTGTTTGGGGGCTGTTCAAGAGAGCACGAGGTCTCAATTATCTCTGCACAGGCCATTTACCAGGCACTGCAGGCTCCATCAAATCTGGCTCAGTATAACATCAAGCCTTTCTACATTACTAAGGTTGGCTCTTGGCATTCTGGTGATGTGGCTGAGCAGGTATTGACAACCGCTAAAGCTGCCCAGCGAGAGGAAAAGCCCAATCTCTGGCAGTTCCCGAGCGATACATCTGAGGTAGACGTGTGGTTCCCAATTTTACACGGTCCTAATGGTGAAGATGGGACCATACAGGGACTGATGCAGCTGATGCAGGTTCCCTACGTTGGCTCTGGAGTCCTTTGCTCAGCCGCGTCGATGGATAAGATTGCTATGAAAACGGTGTTTGCAGCTGCGGGCTTGCCGCAGGTTAAGTACGAGGCTGTGACGCGTGCTCAAGTTTGGTCCGATCCCTGTGTGTATACTAAGCTTTGCGATCATTTAGAGGCAGAGTTTGAGTATCCCTGTTTTGTGAAGCCTGCCAATCTGGGATCATCGGTGGGGGTCTCAAAGGTCCGATCTCGCTCTGAGCTAGAAGCAGCCCTAGACAGTGCCGCAGCATACGATAGTCGTATTATTGTTGAAGCGGGTGTCGTTGCCCGTGAAGTCGAATGTGCGGTGCTGGGCAACGACAAGCCAAAAGCCTCAGTGATCGGTGAAATAACCTTTGATAGCGACTTCTATGATTACGAGACGAAATATACAGAGGGTAAAGCTGACCTATATATTCCTGCAAAGCTGCCAGATAAAATCTCTCAACTTATTCAAGAACGTGCTATTCAAGCATTTCAGGCTGTTGATGCCTCTGGTTTAGGTCGCATTGACTTCTTTTATATAGAATCGACGGGTGAAGTCCTCATTAATGAAATCAACACCCTGCCTGGCTTCACCACAACAAGCATGTATCCGCAACTCTGGCAAAAAACAGGTGTCGAATTTCCAGCTCTCGTGGAGAAGCTGATTACGCTGGCTTGTGAAAAGGCAAAGGCCTCAAAACTTTGA
- a CDS encoding HD family phosphohydrolase, which yields MKPFRFQKLDFIHWWSATSNSASKESACVRQSAKTRSPILLITISIAALTGTIGHRFYNEPKLAIGTPAPQTIRAPADATVEDQLATEAARKEASQSSLSIFMVNQAQTRQIKANFKRTLAEVQKTRQAAGPLPYVDPGVLSTSVQVYLRRMDSTDFQALRKELDRRPPQRPEQPSLEAQKAWEQLLDYRDQDSEDLSWSQLMQRLSQAQRRYQTAVRESRLPASEIHLILSPVDQVWKDAPQQLTAVQDRMLAQGIPPGLPPQVLRQAIQLNLADLNPDIQAAGMPLLRSLLMPNLSIDPAGTLRQREQAAQTVQPVTVSVTEGETIVTAGAPITQANFVLLDHFGLSKRGINGGGLALMVTLVSGAIAIFWLIQTRVRPSLSRRDYILILLLSLTVPLIPWAFELSYASLPAVGLLVGSFYGSILGATVIILLTALMPLGLGGGLSTLLAIAAGSLVGSIFASRPRAREELALLGLVVAVTQGLTAFVLLTATGVALASALGTAALQGLIGMGWSVIALGVSPYLENLFDLVTPIRLAELANPNRPLLKRLAQEAPGTFQHTLFVATLAEAGARALGGNVELVRTGTLYHDIGKMHDAQAFIENQMQGKNLHEQLNDPWQSADIIIKHVTEGLVMARRCRLPKAVRAFIPEHQGTMAVAYFHHQAQEIVANDPEREAVNEADFRYAGPIPQSRETGIVMLADSCEAALRSLKDATPDTAKQTVNKIFKARWQDEQLVDSQLTRENLNTLLDVFIDVWMQFHHKRIPYPMSNLPTIGRQNM from the coding sequence ATGAAACCGTTTCGCTTCCAGAAGCTCGACTTTATCCACTGGTGGTCAGCAACCTCGAACTCAGCATCGAAGGAGTCGGCCTGCGTCCGTCAGTCCGCGAAGACGAGGTCGCCGATTCTGTTGATTACTATTTCAATTGCTGCATTGACGGGCACAATTGGGCATCGCTTTTATAATGAGCCAAAGCTGGCGATTGGAACTCCAGCGCCTCAGACCATTCGCGCTCCTGCTGATGCGACGGTTGAGGATCAGCTGGCAACAGAAGCTGCACGGAAGGAAGCTAGCCAAAGTTCCTTAAGTATTTTCATGGTCAATCAGGCACAGACTCGGCAGATTAAGGCTAATTTTAAGCGCACCTTGGCTGAGGTTCAGAAAACGCGACAGGCAGCAGGACCTTTGCCCTATGTGGATCCTGGTGTTCTATCGACTTCTGTGCAGGTTTATTTGCGACGCATGGATAGCACTGATTTTCAGGCTTTACGGAAAGAGCTTGATCGTCGCCCCCCTCAACGCCCTGAACAGCCTTCTTTAGAGGCTCAGAAGGCCTGGGAGCAGCTTTTAGATTACCGAGATCAGGATTCAGAGGATTTATCTTGGTCACAATTGATGCAACGCTTATCACAGGCGCAGCGGCGATATCAGACGGCAGTTCGAGAGAGTCGTTTGCCGGCTTCTGAGATTCATCTGATTCTGTCGCCCGTGGATCAAGTTTGGAAGGATGCTCCTCAGCAGCTCACGGCTGTGCAAGACCGCATGCTGGCTCAGGGCATTCCGCCGGGGTTGCCGCCGCAGGTATTGCGGCAGGCCATTCAGCTGAACTTAGCGGACTTGAATCCTGATATTCAGGCGGCTGGGATGCCTTTACTGCGGTCTCTGCTTATGCCCAACCTAAGTATTGATCCAGCCGGGACACTGCGACAGCGCGAGCAGGCTGCTCAGACGGTTCAGCCTGTGACGGTTAGCGTCACCGAGGGAGAAACGATTGTCACCGCAGGTGCCCCCATTACCCAGGCGAACTTTGTGCTGTTGGACCACTTTGGCCTCAGCAAACGCGGAATCAACGGAGGGGGGTTGGCTCTCATGGTGACGCTGGTGAGCGGTGCGATCGCAATTTTCTGGCTTATTCAAACTCGAGTGCGTCCTTCCCTGTCACGGCGCGATTACATCTTGATTTTGCTACTGTCTTTGACAGTACCCCTGATTCCCTGGGCCTTTGAGCTGAGCTATGCGAGTTTGCCTGCTGTGGGACTGCTGGTGGGTAGCTTCTACGGGTCGATTCTGGGGGCGACGGTCATTATTCTGCTGACGGCCCTTATGCCCTTGGGGCTAGGCGGTGGATTATCGACTCTACTTGCGATCGCAGCCGGTAGCTTAGTGGGCAGCATTTTTGCTTCTCGACCCCGTGCCCGCGAGGAGTTAGCGCTTTTAGGCCTTGTCGTTGCCGTTACCCAGGGTCTGACAGCCTTTGTTTTATTGACGGCTACAGGTGTGGCTCTTGCTAGCGCCCTCGGAACCGCTGCTCTTCAAGGTCTGATTGGTATGGGTTGGAGTGTGATCGCCCTAGGCGTCAGCCCCTATCTAGAGAACCTCTTTGATTTGGTGACGCCCATTCGGCTAGCAGAACTAGCCAATCCCAACCGTCCTCTGCTCAAGCGTCTCGCTCAAGAAGCGCCAGGGACTTTTCAGCACACCTTATTCGTTGCGACGTTAGCTGAAGCAGGAGCCCGCGCCCTAGGCGGGAATGTGGAGCTGGTGCGAACAGGGACTTTGTACCATGACATTGGCAAAATGCATGATGCTCAGGCCTTTATTGAAAACCAGATGCAGGGCAAGAATCTCCATGAGCAGCTTAATGATCCCTGGCAAAGTGCTGACATTATCATTAAGCATGTGACTGAAGGGCTGGTGATGGCCCGCAGATGCCGCTTGCCGAAAGCCGTTCGGGCCTTTATCCCTGAGCATCAGGGCACGATGGCAGTGGCTTACTTTCATCATCAAGCCCAAGAGATCGTTGCCAACGATCCGGAGCGGGAAGCCGTCAATGAAGCAGACTTTCGCTATGCCGGTCCTATTCCTCAATCTCGGGAAACAGGGATTGTAATGCTGGCGGACTCCTGTGAAGCAGCGCTGCGGTCTCTCAAGGACGCCACGCCTGATACAGCAAAACAGACCGTCAACAAGATTTTCAAGGCACGCTGGCAGGATGAGCAGCTTGTGGACTCGCAGTTGACGCGTGAAAATTTGAACACTTTACTGGATGTTTTTATTGATGTCTGGATGCAGTTTCATCACAAGCGGATTCCCTACCCGATGAGTAATCTACCCACCATCGGACGACAAAATATGTAA
- a CDS encoding peroxiredoxin: MTLAVGATAPAFSAQDTQGNSISLSDLAGQTVILYFYPKDDTSGCTKEACSFRDSYAAYQGKDIVVLGVSADDQASHQQFTQKFNLPFPLLVDTDFSIIKAYDVDAGGRAKRVTYVINPQGQIHRVYESVKTETHATDILSDLGLGL; the protein is encoded by the coding sequence ATGACTTTAGCCGTCGGCGCAACTGCTCCAGCATTTAGCGCCCAAGATACGCAGGGTAATTCGATTTCACTCTCAGATTTAGCTGGTCAAACGGTGATTCTATACTTCTACCCCAAGGATGATACGTCCGGCTGTACAAAGGAAGCATGCAGCTTCCGTGATAGCTATGCAGCCTATCAGGGTAAAGATATTGTCGTGCTGGGCGTGAGTGCTGATGATCAAGCATCACATCAGCAGTTTACGCAAAAGTTCAACCTTCCGTTTCCGCTACTGGTGGATACTGACTTCTCGATTATCAAAGCCTATGACGTTGATGCCGGTGGGCGGGCTAAGCGCGTAACCTATGTCATTAATCCTCAAGGTCAAATTCATCGTGTCTATGAAAGCGTGAAGACCGAGACCCATGCGACCGATATTTTGAGTGATCTTGGTCTAGGTCTGTAG